The window aaaatcataaacaataacaactatcggggttcttaggccccagaggttcttaggcctcatatcaaaTCAACTAACGGGGTTTTTAGGCcctggaggttcttaggcctcataaacactatgccccatatgggcctatgccacatcaattaccacacatggacaaataaacttcaacatgaagtggtcaattgatccaacatatacataaaggtacgcaaatatactcacctcctccgcaactcGAACAGTAACTCAATAAAATGATAATGCACAAGCAACTTCAACTTATGATCAACATACAAAGTATAAGCTTatattcacaacttgactagttcaacctagtcaTTCACTATCACCAACCTTCCTacacccaaaacccaacccatttatCATTGAGTTCCTTTTCTTTCAACCATaacactaggtagttcaacctaccattttcatcaatattacaataactagtaaaactcatcttttctcaaaaactaaaatgatCATATGAACTTATCAACTTCATAATCAAACTCAacacataactcaatgacaatcTAGGTTATCTAAAAAATTGTGgaaaattaaccaaaaattcaatttctatcaaaaacctccaaattggttcactccatgaaccctaattcaaaagaaagatgaagagCTAAATTAAAGGGAAATCATTACCTCAATAACAATGGCTAATTTAAGACTTAGATGGAAAATTCTCCTTCCCCCATTTCTCATtgaaatttcggccaccaccctCCACCAttcaaaccctaacttttaattTCTTGATTGAAGATTAAAGATTAAAGATAGTGattgttattgttcttgatAATTACTAGTTGATGAGGAATTGCATGAAGGATTTTAGTTAAATTGTGAAGAGGATTTAACTAAGAAGGTTGGAGAAGAAAATTTGAGTGAGTGGGAAAATGACTCAAAAGAAGGAAGTGGCTGGCACTCTTTGGAGATGCCACGACTCATACcaatttttgtgggtattttacccgttatccgctaaagttccaactaaattaacctcatatccaaaaataaaatactaggaaattaatctaatgtcaaaactataaaaagggttaatttcttttaccttaaaatctttggggtgttacagttggtcGGTCAGAAGTGGTGGTTGGAATTGTTTTTAATCCAACGTGTTTATTACAAATAGTACATGTGTTTACAAACTTGACGATACTACcatcatgtgcattgcacatgagagGTTTAACGGGGCAAACTAACTGTTGTTAGTGTTAGGAACGGttgacaatgaaaatgaaaaatacagaGATagttagtgataaaaaaaaaaaaatacaggaACGATAATGCAAATCGAACGAATCATATAAATGATTCGTGACAatttctctttattttataaGACATCCAATATGATAACCAAACTACGTACATGCCGCCTCTCGAAACTCTCAAAAAACACTTTGCAAACTCTCTCTATACTACTAGTATTTCATTACCACAAACTAAATGAAGACTAAAAGTGTTTGAATAAcagaataaataaatacactTAAAGATTTTGTAGTGAGTTGGAGaccttttatttctttcaaCGTAAGTCCCAGTATAAGTAAAACCATTATCCCGCCCTTTCTTAGCTTTTTTGAAACTGTTACAGATCAAAAAGTTAGATCACTTGAAGATTCCGCTCAGTGATATACTATCGGCCACCGAAAACCTTTCAGATAGTTACTCAATAGGGGATAGAGATTATTGTTCCTTATACGCAGCAGAACTTGAGCATTTTGATGAAGAAGGAAATCGTTCCATGATCGATGTAAAGGATAACTATGAACAAAAACCAGTGAGACGCAACACGGTTATTATAAAACGCGATACTGTCTTTAAGCAATCTAACAATATTGAAAAcggggaagaagaagaagaagaaggaccAACAGACTTCAAACTTTTTGGGGAATGGTTCTACAGAGAAATTAACATTCTTCACACTTGCACGCATCCGAGCGTAATCAAACTACTTGGATTTTGTGTTGAAGGTTCTGAGATGATTATTGTCGTTGAGTATCTTTCTAATGGGACCCTTAATCATTTGTGGTACGACGAAGACAAGCCTAGCCTTACGTGGGCACAACGATTGAAAATATGCCTTAATGCTGCAAATGCATTAAATTACCTTCATTATGAGATGGAGGACGGACAGAGTGTAACACATCATAATCTACATAGTGGAACCATTGCCTTGGATGAGAACTTGGGGGCCAAAATAACAGACTTTGGGTTCTCGTCATTACTGCCTCGGAATAttcataatgataatgattatcTATCGATAGATGCGTGCTACCTGGATCCTTATATGGGTGATAAGTACAAGAGAGATTCGGATGTATATACTTTCGGAATATTTATGTTTGAAGTCCTATGTGGGAGAGAAGCCAATGACCCAATATCCGAAGAAGAGAGTAGTGACGAAGAAGAGAATACTGACGAAGAAGAGAGTTTCAAAGAAACTAGTGACATTGGGCTGGCGTTTGAGGCGAGACGATGCTTCCAAGATGGAACACTAATGGAAATGATAGATCCATCATTATTAGAGAAAGACGACACTGGTGAAAATAATGGCTATATTCTAGAAAAAAGTACTCGTAGTATGTCTGTGCAGATATATATAAGAATTGCATATTGGTGCATAGCCGAATTTCGTGACGAACGTCCTACAATGAAAGTGGTTGTCAAGGAGCTTCAAAAGGCATTATTCTTTCAGGTAACCTATAGTTAATTGCAATAATTTATTATCCTTCAACTAGATTTTACTCGTATGCTCGTATATACattacaacaagtcaagtagtcaaactattataaattattactgtattatatattatgtatt is drawn from Erigeron canadensis isolate Cc75 chromosome 9, C_canadensis_v1, whole genome shotgun sequence and contains these coding sequences:
- the LOC122583750 gene encoding receptor-like kinase LIP1, which codes for MSSTNPAFKHLQFSLEEVLKATNNFDDKYVIGRGGYGNVYKGQLLVSGEIVNIAARRLDPKRRQRGDVEFWNEITMLSSLKHENIVSLIGFCDENGEKIIIIKREATKGSLSVHLSKPTLTWIQRLNICVGVARALRYIHSGEGRGSNVIHRNINSYTVLLDAKFESKLSGFEYSIKQSVTRTQLVLSEAIGTKGYMDPSILKTGGVTHKSDIYSFGVVLCEILCGRKASIPDGEKRFLATLFRIHYEKRSLNDIIHPDLRHQMTQKSLIEISKVAYYCLMENSAKRPRMEDIIIVLEKALELENLIKKLDHLKIPLSDILSATENLSDSYSIGDRDYCSLYAAELEHFDEEGNRSMIDVKDNYEQKPVRRNTVIIKRDTVFKQSNNIENGEEEEEEGPTDFKLFGEWFYREINILHTCTHPSVIKLLGFCVEGSEMIIVVEYLSNGTLNHLWYDEDKPSLTWAQRLKICLNAANALNYLHYEMEDGQSVTHHNLHSGTIALDENLGAKITDFGFSSLLPRNIHNDNDYLSIDACYLDPYMGDKYKRDSDVYTFGIFMFEVLCGREANDPISEEESSDEEENTDEEESFKETSDIGLAFEARRCFQDGTLMEMIDPSLLEKDDTGENNGYILEKSTRSMSVQIYIRIAYWCIAEFRDERPTMKVVVKELQKALFFQVTYS